The following nucleotide sequence is from Bos taurus isolate L1 Dominette 01449 registration number 42190680 breed Hereford chromosome 3, ARS-UCD2.0, whole genome shotgun sequence.
AGCACCTTATAATTACTCTGCTAATTAGGTTGACACGGCACTTAATCAGGAGTAATACGCCGTCTTGTCAGTGGCACTTCCCATTACTCTGACATTCAACAAGAGACAGGTTGGAGACGTCCTAGAGAAAATAATGCAAGTTGATACCCTCCGACGAGGCGTCACAGTCAAGACACGCTCCAGGTCCCAAGTGGATCCAcagtgactgtttcctttccaaAAGGGCGGCCGGAGAGGGCGAGgaagggtgggggggtggggggggggttgtggagagagaaggagacagagatagagagagagagaaattgagaCTGAGATCTGCCTGGTGGCGAGGAGGGCATACATGCTGCGGCCCCACCACTCGGTTCCCGAATCCCAGGCCGGCCTGATAGCACAGTGAACCTTGGCTGCCCTCGGCGCTAGAGAACGCCTCGAGGCATTATTGTCCCCGCTCGGGAGAAAGTGTCTGGCCACGTATTTCTTCCAGCACGGGCCCTGACTGGAGACCAGGCTGGCACCCCGGTTTTGAGCAGCAGGCTACTTGTCTTCCACCCCTACCGAGAGTGCCTGGTGGACGCGGATCCCTCTCCATTTCCCCCTCAGGGACCGGCTGCCCAGCTGGGCCACATCCGGGACGCCCGGGCTCTTTGGGGGAGAAATCAGAGCTCGGAGTCCGCCCGCCCACCCAGAGCTCAGGCTGCTGGAGTTACACACTTCCCCCTGGGTTCCTTCAGGGAGTCCCTTCCTCTGCTCTCAGTGTCTTTGGACTATTCAAGCGCTTGTTTGAAGAGATGCGTGGCGGCAGCGCTGGAGTTTAAAGGTAAGCCGCAagattccttttctcttcctctcctctttcccctccctcttcgGACTTCTTAACGGCAAATCAATACTATTTTCTCGctcttctccccccaccccccttttcTTTCGCTTTTTCTAAAAACTCCGATTCCCTTCTCTAGTCTCCCTGTGCTCCCTTCCCCTATCTCCCTTTGCCCTCTCGCGTGATTGTGAACGCGGGGACCATTGTAGGACTAGGTATTTTGGTTGCAGGGAAAGGGATGTGCGGGTTCCGAAAAGAGCAGCGGGGCCAGAGCCGGGATAACTGACGGGTTCGCGAGTCGAGCGCCCATTGGCTCCTGGCACGTCGACGTCGCTCGCTTGCGCGGGCGCGGCCAATGGGGGCGCGGGGCCCGGCGCGCGGCCTCGGCGGCGGGGGCGCGGGGCCGGCGAGGCTCTGGGAGCAGCGGCAGTGGCCGTGACGTCACGGGAGGGGGTCGGCGCCGCCCGCTCGCCGCCGGATTACAAGCGAACGCGCCCGGCAGCGGCGGGAGTCGCTCGGCGCCGCGTCTCCGCTACCTCCTCCGCCTGCGCctgctcctttttttcccttctcctcttgttgCCGCGAACGTCGCGGCAGTGTCTGCTCCACAACTTTCCAAGAAAGTTCAGAAACTCGTCTCCGGGGCGGCCGGGTCGCGCGCGGCAGCTACTTCGGGGAGCCGCCGGGCAGCTCCGAGGGCGCGCGGCCGCCCGGGCTTCACGGTCGCTGCACCTGCCACGTCCGTCGCCGCCGCTGCCGCCTGGTGCCAGGCTGTGGGCAGACCCTGGCggtggcggcagcggcggcggtgTCGGGGTCACCTCCTGCTGCCTCGCCTCCGTCTGGGTCCCCTGCGTTGCCACCGCCGTCCCACGTGCGCTATCGTTCCTGGAGCGCACGCTCGGTGCTTCCTCAACAATTTTTGTAACTTTCCCCCTCTATCTTCTTTTCTCCCAACTCCCCCTTTTTTCAttagggtaaaaaaaaaacaaaaagtgtcgAAAGTGTCCACGGATTGCCACCTCCCAAttatccttcctttcctcccgccccactttttttttttttaagcggcGACAACATTGTTTAGTGTTATTTTGTTTGAACGATCGATAGCTTCCTTTGCTTGGTCGAGGCGGCGGCGGAGTGGTGTGGACCTCATGTAGAAACGACAACAATGGAAGGGGCCAGCGGGTCGAGTTTTGGAATAGACACGATTTTGTCCAGTGCCAGTTCGGGCAGCCCAGGCATGATGAATGGAGATTTCCGCCCGCTCGGCGAGGCCAGGACCGCGGATTTTAGGAGTCAGGCCACTCCGTCCCCCTGTTCGGAGATTGATACCGTAGGAACGGCGCCTTCCTCTCCCATCTCGGTCACCATGGAGCCCCCGGAACCGCATCTGATAGCGGACGGGccccagcatcaccaccacctgCACCACAGCCAGCAGCCTCCGCCAGCCGCGGCCCCTCCGCAAAGTTTGCAGCCTTcgccccagcagcagcagcagccgccgccgccgccagcgGCCCAGCAGCTGGGCTCGGCCGCCTCGGCCCCCAGGACTTccacctcttcttttttaattaaggaCATCTTGGGCGACAGCAAACCTCTGGCGGCGTGTGCACCGTACAGCACCAGCgtctcctctccccaccacacCCCAAAGCAGGAGAGCAATGCAGCGCACGAGAGCTTCAGGCCAAAGCTGGAGCAGGAGGACAGCAAAACCAAACTGGACAAGCGGGAAGAGTCCCAGAGCGACGTCAAATGCCACGGTGAGTCCCGCCGCCTCGGCTCCCTGGGCCGTTtagcttctcctcctcctgctccccttCCGTCTCGCGCGAATCTCTGATGGGATCCGAAGGCGCTTCTCAGCTTCCAAGGCGATCCGGCCACAGTCAAAAACTGCAAGCGAGAGGGAGGCCGGGGCGTGCGATTTGGGCACTCGTCCCAAGTTCTGTTTATTGTTAACATTTCTACATCCCCAACCCTCACCGCCACCAGCTCCTTCCtttgttttacttcattttaatttattaggAAGGGGTCAGGCGGAGGGGATCTGACGGGAAGTTCTTTCAAATTTCGTAGTGCCTACGGGTGTGTTCACAACgtggtgtttattttttaatgcaaattaTTGCGTTCCTCCCACACATAGTATTTTCTAAACACCCGCACAGGAATTATCagatatagagaaggaaaaaatgccGAGTTGATTAACagagcaacttaaaaaaaattattacataGTGATTAATATAGGGAAGGCCACACGGTAAAAGATTATAATTAgtgtttcaatttttaaaaatacccttcCTACTCCATAGCCCTAACTAAATATGTGTATTTCACTCAGAGTTTTGGCTCTTAACAAGTAATTGGGAGGTTgcatttatgaataaaattttatgtaattgAATGTCTATTTTTGTAAAATCAGAAGATGGCAATGGAATTGTCCTTCAACTccctttttccattttctcaccAGAAAATTTCATAAGTGTTCTGGTCTTTGCATGGCAAGAGTTTTAATATCCAAGGCgagttcttttttcccctttactgATAAGTTGATTATTACTAATCTTTGTCATCTCTGGGAAAGATGTGTGCTCTCTGGAAGGTAGGATATTGCCTCTTCATTTTACTATTGTAGCATTAGCATAATAGTGCCCAAA
It contains:
- the BARHL2 gene encoding barH-like 2 homeobox protein gives rise to the protein MEGASGSSFGIDTILSSASSGSPGMMNGDFRPLGEARTADFRSQATPSPCSEIDTVGTAPSSPISVTMEPPEPHLIADGPQHHHHLHHSQQPPPAAAPPQSLQPSPQQQQQPPPPPAAQQLGSAASAPRTSTSSFLIKDILGDSKPLAACAPYSTSVSSPHHTPKQESNAAHESFRPKLEQEDSKTKLDKREESQSDVKCHGTKEEGDREISSSRESPPVRAKKPRKARTAFSDHQLNQLERSFERQKYLSVQDRMDLAAALNLTDTQVKTWYQNRRTKWKRQTAVGLELLAEAGNYSALQRMFPSPYFYHPSLLGSMDSTTAAAAAAAMYSSMYRTPPAPHPQLQRPLVPRVLIHGLGPGGQPALNPLSNPIPGTPHPR